A window of Podospora bellae-mahoneyi strain CBS 112042 chromosome 1 map unlocalized CBS112042p_1.3, whole genome shotgun sequence genomic DNA:
CTTTCAGGATATCCTCCATTGGTTAATCTAGATACAATGATGTGGTCAATCTGGTCCCGATCCCTTTGGTGGGTTCTACCTTGGGCTACGGTGCATCAGAAGGCCGAGGGGTAGAACTGAAATGGTTCAATCTGTGTGGTTGACCCTTTGGTCAGAGCCGTGGTTGGATGTTTGTGGTGTGGCCTGGGGCCAACTACACCGGTAATACACCGATGTCCACCGTGGCTAATGTTGTGAGATGAGTTCTTCCTCATCATATGGCTCAACAGTGTGACACTTAGACGTCCACAGTTGGCAGGACCTTGCACCACAATCAATCATCTTTCACCACACATTCGGAAGCTACCATTGATACGTGCGATGGCCACTGGTGCAAATAGGCACGTCTGAATGTGTGGTGAAAGATGATTGATTGTAGTGCAAGGTCCTCTGCCAACTGTGGACGTCTAACTACATGTGCAGCCCAGTATGTGCTGGGCACGCAATGGTCCCGCACTATGCGGAGCGCTCTCCATAACAGATCAGGAGATGGGGAAGATTATATACATGGAGGGATTAGCTAGCTTGCCGGATTGTTAATAGCGAAGGGACGAGATAAGTCAGCATGAAGGGAGAAAGCACGATCGGCGTTCTTCACGTATCTCACCGAAAGATTCAAGAACCTAAAGTTTGGCAGAGTAAACTGGCTGGTAGAGGCGGATGAACTGATATTTTGAGCTTGTGGATGACTGTAGGCTGGAAAGAAGCTCCTCGGTGGAGGTGCGAAGTCCCCTATTTGTCTTTGGAGGTGAGGCTGCTTTGGGGCCATCGAAGTCTCTCAAGCGCATCATCCATGAAGCATACCCTCTTCCCAGCGCTTAGAGTGTGCTTGACCCCGACAAAGGCCATGATTAAACCTTGGTGCATCGAGGTTGTGTGTGCGTCACACCGGGCTGTGAAATGGGTTGCTGCCTTGCTAGAGTCACTTTGAAAGCAGGCTCCATAGGACTGATTCGCTCTTAGGCGTTACCGACTGTCTGGATACAGCGCCTGGTGTCATACGAGCCGAATACTCCACGGCTGGAGACCGCATCCAACACAGTGTGCCAGCTCACCAGACAGGACAACTACTATGTATGATGGGTAATAAAAATCTCCATGCGAGGTACCTACGCTAACCGAAGCCGTGGAGCGCGGGGGCATGCAACCAATGGTTGTGCGCCAGGTAGCTGCCCCACTTTGGATTATTAGATCGGTGGTATTTCATAGTGATTTTTGGGGAGCGAATCGGCGCACTGTGCTTCAGGCAACTGGATTCCATGTGCACATCGCTCATCTCATCGCTTTTGTCATCACatttcttcctccctccttAATCAAACCCTTGGTGTATCCAGACTGAAAgtctcaacctccaacacTTTTAACACCCCGTTGGGAACTTTCCACAATCTCGCTGCCGCAATATCTTCAGCGTGCGGTAATAGTCCACGCCCGACCGCCCAcatctgcttcttggccgacCGCCCTGTTCCACTCAGCTGCTGTCAATTGGCGTGTCCACGAACTCTGGGAGACTGGGATAAAGCTGCAATATCCCATCCTTTTTTTGGGCCCCCGAGATAGCCACACTTCAAAATGTCGTCCCCAATCCATGTCAACGATTCAATCCAGGCTATTGACGGCACTTCTTGGTTGATTGGCgaagctcctcctctcttGTCAAAAGCTTCtccgcccccaaccccaaccagccATCATGGAGCGATGGTAGAGGCGTTTTTGTCTCTCCGATGCCCCTTCACCCTTGCCCCAATaccaaccacacccagcCGACTCGACCGAGCTGCCCCGGTCTACGCCGCCGGAGACCAGTCAGCTGTTTGGCGCGCCGGAGAAGCCTTTATCAAAGCGCAAAACCTCTCGGATCCAAAGAGCACCCCGGGAGCACGTCACACTTGAATTCTTACAGCAAAAAAGCCTCTCGACTTCAAGATACCTAACGTGCTCTACCATGGCGAGTGGGATGGCCGGTATTATATAATCGTCTCTCGCATACCAGGGCAGATGCTGACAGAGGCTTGGCCTGCTATGGACGAGGAGTTGCGGCAGTATTATGTTCATCGCGTCGCAGAGCTATATGCGCGAAGATGGCCGAGTGGAAAGGCGAAGCGATCTGTGGAGTCGACGGAGGTCAGCTGACGGAACTATACTTGAGGAAGGGCAAGACTCTAGATCCCGAGATCCTCGAAGAGAATTGCATTGGGATTGGCATGGATGTTTCTTCTTTGGTGTTCTATCACTGCGATCTAGGGCCAGGAAATATTCTTGTTGAGCCTGATAATAACCGAGGGATAGGAATTATCGACTGGGAGACTGCCGGGTACGTCCCGAGAGAGTGGGTTAGGACAAAGTTTCATCTCTCTTCGGGGATGGATTTCCCTGATGTGGAGGATGTGCACAAGTCGGACTGGCGACGTCTTGTTTCTAGGAAACTGGCTGCGATGGGGTTTAAAGAGGTGATTGATGGGTGGCTAGCCTTTCCAAGCACATAGAGAACTGACATCTTGTCGAGTCTGCtctgggaagaagaagagtgcCAGAGGGTGGGAGGACAATTCTTTTtagacacacacacaacctgTCACAACACACACTGAACACTGGGATCCCTGGACATAGAGGTGGCGAAGAGTCACTGCATCACTGTACATTAGGCAGGATGGAACCCTCTTGATATCAGTCTTTGTAATGAGAGGAGATGCAAGAGTTCCCAATGCAAGATTGATTCAGTGCTGGAAACACACCTAATTGCCAGTGCATCGTCCTTCCGAGCACTGTTGAGCCATCTTCATTGACAACGCAGCTGTTGGGGAGTCGTTTCTGACAAAACCTCCATCAATACATCCCTCATCAAGATTATGTACCATAACGAACGACTCCTTATGCGGAAAGAA
This region includes:
- a CDS encoding uncharacterized protein (EggNog:ENOG503P3DA; COG:S) encodes the protein MAEWKGEAICGVDGGQLTELYLRKGKTLDPEILEENCIGIGMDVSSLVFYHCDLGPGNILVEPDNNRGIGIIDWETAGYVPREWVRTKFHLSSGMDFPDVEDVHKSDWRRLVSRKLAAMGFKEVIDGWLAFPST